In a genomic window of Mercenaria mercenaria strain notata chromosome 19, MADL_Memer_1, whole genome shotgun sequence:
- the LOC123528174 gene encoding uncharacterized protein LOC123528174: MEGDTYQSGIGHMEAIDIERIPDAIARGNFKPVVIDGEPTIITFDLETTGLIVHRVMPDITQIAASDQSGKTFNVYVNPIQPINPEATTVTGISFVNGEMKVRGQIVQSVHVKDAVSQFLSWLEQFKNVVLCAHNGRRFDFLILVELLEKLHLSEKFSEIVPALLDTMSIFRKQYPKSSLKQEDLVKTHLGITYDAHNAVGDVISLGKLISYMNIDKKELIKNTFSVSAVYNNLQFNNAKAKNIQSLEVLIYSGVCKRPTAENVAGSGLNLGYLRLIHKRRGEDGLREVFTSLNNEGLPRVTNSKKVLEDFIPKLINYLLK, translated from the exons ATGGAAGGGGACACATATCAGTCTG GGATTGGTCATATGGAGGCAATTGATATAGAACGCATACCTGACGCTATTGCCCGTGGCAACTTCAAACCAGTCGTCATAGATGGAGAGCCAACCATCATAACATTTGATTTAGAAACAACAGGACTTA TTGTGCACAGAGTGATGCCGGACATAACACAGATAGCTGCAAGTGACCAGTCGGGAAAGACATTCAATGTCTATGTCAACCCAATCCAGCCGATAAATCCGGAAGCAACGACAGTGACTGGAATTTCATTTGTGAATGGAGAAATGAAAGTTCGAGGACAGATAGTTCAATCTGTACATGTGAAGGATGCTGTTAGCCAATTCTTGTCATGGTTGGAGcagtttaaaaatgttgttttatgtgCCCATAACGGAAGAAGGTTCGACTTTCTGATCCTAGTTGAACTGCTTGAGAAACTTCATCTTAGTGAAAAGTTTAGTGAAATAGTTCCTGCTTTGTTGGACACAATGAGCATATTCAGGAAACAATATCCTAAAAGTTCACTGAAACAAGAAGATCTTGTCAAAACTCATTTAGGAATTACATATGATGCCCACAATGCTGTTGGTGATGTTATTAGTCTGGGCAAGCTTATctcatatatgaatattgacaAAAAAGAACTTATCAAAAACACCTTTTCAGTATCTGCAGTTTATAACAATTTACAATTCAATAATGCAAAAGCTAAGAATATCCAATCTCTTGAAGTCTTGATTTACTCAGGAGTGTGTAAAAGACCCACTGCAGAAAATGTGGCCGGGTCAGGTTTGAACCTCGGATACCTTCGGCTCATCCATAAACGTCGAGGCGAGGACGGACTACGTGAAGTTTTTACTTCACTCAACAATGAAGGACTTCCAAGAGTAACCAATTCTAAAAAAGTACTGGAAGACTTTATACCAAAATTGATAAACTATTTACTGAAGTAA
- the LOC123558486 gene encoding uncharacterized protein LOC123558486, producing MADKRDFRGRFASDKGKRRRKPKLIVDHNYANVFLCDGDDCKRKKCPSSLHMTLPQKVNKNGWKVGRRLIELNVLLLHLKSCRKCMLGPVPLMYNNIVGELQKGLGGYLYVVCQNPDCSHINRVPYGKTHHIKNKGMPCFVINTKLGAAMIDSLGGAEKVNNLLAVLNLKAIHPKNLKLMETRAGEAIQEVSRESCKNAAKEAFEKEMSDIARQETEQAHEQMVGEIDDLGVCPLPGESPSLQLRLQARPVIECETDSDVEKDSVQSEVNDPVPGPQNESSVMTSTPQNVLQSLLHTERISRLSAIRFAKQSPKLKSRKRLEKKFPCRTRTGMSSSCDTAWQKKGFDSLTSHTFFMTTNKAGRRKKVIKTIVGHRHCGKCKWWKRNRQGQKVRTHYCVKNHTGVQDRWKQPVV from the exons ATGGCCGACAAACGAGATTTTCGCGGAAGATTTGCTTCGGATAAGGGTAAAAGGCGCAGGAAACCCAAACTTATCGTTGACCATAACTATGCCAATGTTTTCCTGTGTGATGGAGACGATTGTAAAAGGAAAAAGTGTCCAAGTTCCTTGCACATGACTTTACCGCAAAAAGTAAACAAGAATGGTTGGAAAGTGGGTCGGAGGCTCATTGAACTGAATGTACTGCTACTCCATCTAAAATCATGCCGAAAATGCATGCTTGGCCCAGTGCCACTTATGTACAACAACATCGTTGGTGAATTGCAAAAGGGTTTAGGCGGATATCTATATGTTGTGTGCCAAAACCCAGACTGCAGCCACATAAATCGAGTGCCATATGGGAAGACCCACCATATAAAAAACAAGGGGATGCCATGCTTTGTTATAAACACGAAACTTGGAGCAg CTATGATTGACAGTTTGGGTGGTGCAGAGAAAGTGAACAATCTCCTAGCAGTCCTGAATTTGAAGGCGATTCATCCGAAGAACTTGAAACTAATGGAAACCCGTGCTGGTGAGGCTATTCAGGAGGTGTCCAGAGAATCCTGCAAAAATGCTGCAAAAgaagcttttgaaaaagaaatgag TGATATTGCCCGGCAAGAGACTGAGCAAGCACATGAGCAAATGGTAGGAGAGATTGATGACCTAGGAGTGTGTCCTCTCCCTGGAGAATCTCCATCACTTCa ACTCAGACTTCAAGCAAGGCCGGTAATTGAATGTGAAACAGATTCCGACGTTGAGAAAGATTCTGTACAGTCTGAAGTAAATGATCCAGTACCAGGTCCGCAGAATGAATCTTCTGTTATGACAAG taCACCTCAGAATGTACTTCAGTCGTTACTTCATACAGAAAGAATAAGTCGTCTGTCGGCAATAAGATTCGCAAAACAATCGCCTAAGCTGAAATCAAGGAAAAGACTTGAGAAGAAGTTTCCATGTCGTACACGCACTGGAATGTCCTCTTCGTGTGATACAGCCTGGCAAAAGAAAGGTTTTGATTCGCTTACAT CTCACACCTTCTTCATGACAACAAACAAAGCAGGCAGGAGGAAAAAGGTCATCAAAACAATTGTTGGACATAGGCATTGTGGCAAGTGCAAGTGGTGGAAGCGGAACAGGCAGGGTCAGAAAGTAAGAACTCATTATTGTGTAAAAAATCACACTGGAGTGCAAGATCGATGGAAGCAGCCAGTGGTTTGA